The Kangiella marina genome window below encodes:
- a CDS encoding YnbE family lipoprotein encodes MTKITNLALSVSCAALLALSGCTVKLEAPDKPIHIIGDFTIKHEIVVKVEKALDKALTEESGLF; translated from the coding sequence ATGACCAAGATAACAAATCTCGCTTTGAGCGTATCTTGTGCAGCCCTACTCGCATTGAGTGGATGCACCGTTAAGCTGGAAGCACCGGACAAGCCGATTCATATTATTGGTGATTTCACCATTAAACATGAAATCGTGGTCAAGGTAGAAAAAGCCCTTGATAAAGCGTTAACCGAAGAGTCTGGCTTGTTCTAG
- a CDS encoding YdbL family protein: protein MKTLTKITVTIASALLLTAQAFAANLGQLKDEGVVGELSNGYVGIVTPSKATPAAKALVEDVNDKRRQIYADQAKQNNKTLAEIEAIAARRNIDRTQSGHYVKLNGAWQKK, encoded by the coding sequence ATGAAGACTCTAACAAAAATCACAGTAACCATTGCAAGTGCTTTGCTATTAACAGCTCAAGCTTTCGCTGCTAACTTGGGGCAACTCAAGGATGAAGGCGTCGTCGGCGAGCTATCTAACGGTTATGTTGGCATCGTTACACCAAGCAAAGCAACGCCAGCGGCTAAAGCTTTAGTCGAAGACGTTAACGATAAGCGTCGTCAAATCTATGCCGACCAAGCGAAGCAAAACAACAAGACGTTAGCAGAAATTGAAGCGATTGCTGCGCGCCGCAACATTGACCGCACTCAGTCAGGTCACTACGTCAAGTTAA